One stretch of Astatotilapia calliptera chromosome 3, fAstCal1.2, whole genome shotgun sequence DNA includes these proteins:
- the LOC113019538 gene encoding interferon-induced protein with tetratricopeptide repeats 1-like isoform X2, protein MSEDSSALLSRLQQLQCHFTWDLKLDVSPKKLITRTEIDIEFHQSPYKGAGCFYSLLAYFRYLQDQREEALKLLNQSEETIRESYGDESERRLIVTYGDMAWLKYHDGDFAQSQSYCQRVEDILVKYPTGSSGSLLPQVYGEQGWAYFKVSRSSISKAIDCFRKALEVQPHDVEWNTCYAVVLFCGEQWVLENLQEDEESQAIKQLRFALEINPNNAALQCSLGAKLAAYKKYEEAESLVKKALENDPDNPHIIRHSGKYLRERNRLDEAIVVFERGLKRGDQLPSFNYQLALCYKQKIIAERRRRFSNREVRKWRRICISHLEESVKRKRPFVLAWAELALLCAEAGDMSRAEEAFQKCLETLPEVEEERDCQTIHQRCGDFLHYHKKNEAQAIAHYTKGLLIPLKKYNWRQCAKKLKQIADRRLAKNRGDGEALALLGQVARAEGDRKEAAEFYEKALNCDKDNEEYLSALCELRLELQGSSSD, encoded by the exons ATGAG TGAAGATAGCAGCGCTCTGCTCAGCAGGCTGCAGCAGTTGCAGTGTCACTTCACCTGGGATCTGAAGCTGGACGTATCCCCGAAAAAACTGATCACCCGAACAGAGATTGACATAGAGTTTCATCAGAGTCCGTATAAAGGAGCAGGTTGCTTCTACAGCCTCTTGGCTTATTTCAG GTATCTTCAGGATCAACGAGAGGAAGCGCTGAAACTTTTAAACCAATCAGAGGAGACCATCAGGGAGAGTTACGGTGATGAGAGTGAGAGGCGGCTGATTGTGACGTATGGAGACATGGCCTGGCTGAAATATCACGATGGAGACTTTGCACAGTCACAAAGCTACTGTCAGAGAGTCGAGGACATACTG GTGAAGTATCCCACTGGTTCATCAGGAAGTCTCCTCCCACAGGTGTATGGGGAACAAGGCTGGGCCTATTTCAAGGTGTCGAGGTCTTCTATATCAAAAGCCATCGACTGTTTTCGTAAAGCACTTGAGGTACAGCCTCATGATGTTGAGTGGAACACCTGCTACGCCGTTGTCCTCTTTTGCGGAGAACAG TGGGTTTTAGAAAACTTACAGGAAGATGAGGAATCCCAGGCCATCAAACAGCTTCGCTTTGCATTGGAGATCAACCCAAATAACGCTGCTCTGCAGTGCTCGCTGGGTGCAAAGCTGGCAGCCTATAAGAAATACGAAGAGGCTGAGAGTCTGGTGAAGAAAGCACTAGAAAATGATCCTGATAACCCTCATATCATCCGCCACTCAGGAAAATACTTACGTGAGCGG AATCGACTGGATGAGGCTATTGTTGTGTTTGAGCGAGGACTGAAAAGGGGCGATCAATTACCTTCCTTCAACTACCAGCTGGCTCTGTGCTACAAGCAGAAAATAATTGCTGAGCGTCGCAGGCGCTTCAGCAACAGAG AGGTGCGTAAGTGGAGGCGTATTTGTATCAGTCACCTTGAAGAATCTGTGAAGAGGAAGAGACCTTTTGTCCTGGCGTGGGCTGAACTGGCACTGCTGTGTGCAGAGGCAGGGGATATGAGCAG GGCTGAGGAGGCTTTCCAGAAGTGCTTGGAGACGTTaccagaggtggaggaggaaaggGATTGTCAGACTATCCATCAGCGCTGCGGTGACTTTCTTCATTATCACAAAAAAAATGAGGCTCAAGCCATCGCTCACTATACCAAG gGGCTGCTGATACCACTGAAAAAATATAATTGGAGACAGTGTGCTAAG AAACTGAAGCAGATCGCTGACAGACGTCTGGCAAAGAATCGGGGTGATGGTGAAGCTCTCGCTCTGCTGGGTCAGGTGGCCAGAGCTGAGGGCGACAGGAAGGAAGCTGCTGAGTTTTATGAGAAAGCTCTGAACTGTGACAAGGACAATGAAGAGTACCTGTCTGCTCTGTGCGAGCTGCGCCTGGAGCTGCAGGGATCATCCTCTGATTAA
- the LOC113019544 gene encoding uncharacterized protein LOC113019544: protein MVYRGRESMMDILRIGLLWALLFGVLQAFVHKDQKNITAGQNVTLPCRARDNNIPIIVVEWSRADLGKESVLMYRDKQLDPDHQHPSFKNRVDLQDRQMKDGDVSLILKNVTINDTGTYECRVIMKGANRRKRANLKTSPIRVIYLHVVVPPGQPGGLTEDGGKEDGGKEAGKEAGKEDGSFGLVIGLSVAAVVFSAAVVLFLIYRKHKQCNQDSHHPPTEPQTEMSESFLNSESPAAEYNDRNDLEANNCHGHSRRIPDVTLTLADSSGNSRTASREKHQSAVDNV, encoded by the exons ATGGTTTATCGAGGCAGAGAAAGTATGATGGATATTCTTCGTATTGGACTGCTCTGGGCTCTGCTGTTTGGAGTACTGCAGGCATTCGTCCATAAAG accagaaaaacatcacagctggACAGAACGTCACTCTGCCGTGTCGAGCTCGAGACAACAACATCCCCATCATAGTGGtagagtggagcagagctgacctgggCAAAGAAAGTGTCCTAATGTACCGGGATAAGCAGCTGGATCCAGAtcaccagcatccatcttttaagaaccgggtggatctgcaggacagacagatgaaggatggagacgtgtctctgATTCTGAAGAACGTGACGATTAATGACACTGGAACATACGAGTGCCGTGTCATCATGAAAGGAGCAAACCGCAGGAAGAGAGCAAATTTGAAGACTTCCCCCATCAGAGTCATCTACCTTCATGTTGttgttcctccag gtcagccaGGAGGACtcacagaggatggagggaaggaggatggagggaaggaggcagGGAAGGAGgcagggaaggaggatggatcTTTTGGACTCGTCATTGGTCTTTCAGTTGCTGCTGTGgtgttttctgctgctgttgttctttttttgatcTATAGAAAACATAAACAATGTAATCAGGACTCACACCATCCTCCCACTGAACCACAGACTGAAATGTCTGAGAGTTTTCTAAACTCTGAATCTCCTGCTGCTGAATACAATGACAGAAATGACCTGGAAGCAAACAACTGTCACGGACACTCCAGAAGGATCCCTGATGTCACTCTGACACTTGCTGACTCCTCAGGAAACAGCAGGACTGCTTCCAGAGAGAAacatcagagtgcagtagataatgtctga
- the LOC113019538 gene encoding interferon-induced protein with tetratricopeptide repeats 1-like isoform X1 produces the protein MSEDSSALLSRLQQLQCHFTWDLKLDVSPKKLITRTEIDIEFHQSPYKGAGCFYSLLAYFRYLQDQREEALKLLNQSEETIRESYGDESERRLIVTYGDMAWLKYHDGDFAQSQSYCQRVEDILVKYPTGSSGSLLPQVYGEQGWAYFKVSRSSISKAIDCFRKALEVQPHDVEWNTCYAVVLFCGEQWVLENLQEDEESQAIKQLRFALEINPNNAALQCSLGAKLAAYKKYEEAESLVKKALENDPDNPHIIRHSGKYLRERNRLDEAIVVFERGLKRGDQLPSFNYQLALCYKQKIIAERRRRFSNREEVRKWRRICISHLEESVKRKRPFVLAWAELALLCAEAGDMSRAEEAFQKCLETLPEVEEERDCQTIHQRCGDFLHYHKKNEAQAIAHYTKGLLIPLKKYNWRQCAKKLKQIADRRLAKNRGDGEALALLGQVARAEGDRKEAAEFYEKALNCDKDNEEYLSALCELRLELQGSSSD, from the exons ATGAG TGAAGATAGCAGCGCTCTGCTCAGCAGGCTGCAGCAGTTGCAGTGTCACTTCACCTGGGATCTGAAGCTGGACGTATCCCCGAAAAAACTGATCACCCGAACAGAGATTGACATAGAGTTTCATCAGAGTCCGTATAAAGGAGCAGGTTGCTTCTACAGCCTCTTGGCTTATTTCAG GTATCTTCAGGATCAACGAGAGGAAGCGCTGAAACTTTTAAACCAATCAGAGGAGACCATCAGGGAGAGTTACGGTGATGAGAGTGAGAGGCGGCTGATTGTGACGTATGGAGACATGGCCTGGCTGAAATATCACGATGGAGACTTTGCACAGTCACAAAGCTACTGTCAGAGAGTCGAGGACATACTG GTGAAGTATCCCACTGGTTCATCAGGAAGTCTCCTCCCACAGGTGTATGGGGAACAAGGCTGGGCCTATTTCAAGGTGTCGAGGTCTTCTATATCAAAAGCCATCGACTGTTTTCGTAAAGCACTTGAGGTACAGCCTCATGATGTTGAGTGGAACACCTGCTACGCCGTTGTCCTCTTTTGCGGAGAACAG TGGGTTTTAGAAAACTTACAGGAAGATGAGGAATCCCAGGCCATCAAACAGCTTCGCTTTGCATTGGAGATCAACCCAAATAACGCTGCTCTGCAGTGCTCGCTGGGTGCAAAGCTGGCAGCCTATAAGAAATACGAAGAGGCTGAGAGTCTGGTGAAGAAAGCACTAGAAAATGATCCTGATAACCCTCATATCATCCGCCACTCAGGAAAATACTTACGTGAGCGG AATCGACTGGATGAGGCTATTGTTGTGTTTGAGCGAGGACTGAAAAGGGGCGATCAATTACCTTCCTTCAACTACCAGCTGGCTCTGTGCTACAAGCAGAAAATAATTGCTGAGCGTCGCAGGCGCTTCAGCAACAGAG AAGAGGTGCGTAAGTGGAGGCGTATTTGTATCAGTCACCTTGAAGAATCTGTGAAGAGGAAGAGACCTTTTGTCCTGGCGTGGGCTGAACTGGCACTGCTGTGTGCAGAGGCAGGGGATATGAGCAG GGCTGAGGAGGCTTTCCAGAAGTGCTTGGAGACGTTaccagaggtggaggaggaaaggGATTGTCAGACTATCCATCAGCGCTGCGGTGACTTTCTTCATTATCACAAAAAAAATGAGGCTCAAGCCATCGCTCACTATACCAAG gGGCTGCTGATACCACTGAAAAAATATAATTGGAGACAGTGTGCTAAG AAACTGAAGCAGATCGCTGACAGACGTCTGGCAAAGAATCGGGGTGATGGTGAAGCTCTCGCTCTGCTGGGTCAGGTGGCCAGAGCTGAGGGCGACAGGAAGGAAGCTGCTGAGTTTTATGAGAAAGCTCTGAACTGTGACAAGGACAATGAAGAGTACCTGTCTGCTCTGTGCGAGCTGCGCCTGGAGCTGCAGGGATCATCCTCTGATTAA
- the LOC113019538 gene encoding interferon-induced protein with tetratricopeptide repeats 5-like isoform X3, translating to MSEDSSALLSRLQQLQCHFTWDLKLDVSPKKLITRTEIDIEFHQSPYKGAGCFYSLLAYFRYLQDQREEALKLLNQSEETIRESYGDESERRLIVTYGDMAWLKYHDGDFAQSQSYCQRVEDILVKYPTGSSGSLLPQVYGEQGWAYFKVSRSSISKAIDCFRKALEVQPHDVEWNTCYAVVLFCGEQNRLDEAIVVFERGLKRGDQLPSFNYQLALCYKQKIIAERRRRFSNREEVRKWRRICISHLEESVKRKRPFVLAWAELALLCAEAGDMSRAEEAFQKCLETLPEVEEERDCQTIHQRCGDFLHYHKKNEAQAIAHYTKGLLIPLKKYNWRQCAKKLKQIADRRLAKNRGDGEALALLGQVARAEGDRKEAAEFYEKALNCDKDNEEYLSALCELRLELQGSSSD from the exons ATGAG TGAAGATAGCAGCGCTCTGCTCAGCAGGCTGCAGCAGTTGCAGTGTCACTTCACCTGGGATCTGAAGCTGGACGTATCCCCGAAAAAACTGATCACCCGAACAGAGATTGACATAGAGTTTCATCAGAGTCCGTATAAAGGAGCAGGTTGCTTCTACAGCCTCTTGGCTTATTTCAG GTATCTTCAGGATCAACGAGAGGAAGCGCTGAAACTTTTAAACCAATCAGAGGAGACCATCAGGGAGAGTTACGGTGATGAGAGTGAGAGGCGGCTGATTGTGACGTATGGAGACATGGCCTGGCTGAAATATCACGATGGAGACTTTGCACAGTCACAAAGCTACTGTCAGAGAGTCGAGGACATACTG GTGAAGTATCCCACTGGTTCATCAGGAAGTCTCCTCCCACAGGTGTATGGGGAACAAGGCTGGGCCTATTTCAAGGTGTCGAGGTCTTCTATATCAAAAGCCATCGACTGTTTTCGTAAAGCACTTGAGGTACAGCCTCATGATGTTGAGTGGAACACCTGCTACGCCGTTGTCCTCTTTTGCGGAGAACAG AATCGACTGGATGAGGCTATTGTTGTGTTTGAGCGAGGACTGAAAAGGGGCGATCAATTACCTTCCTTCAACTACCAGCTGGCTCTGTGCTACAAGCAGAAAATAATTGCTGAGCGTCGCAGGCGCTTCAGCAACAGAG AAGAGGTGCGTAAGTGGAGGCGTATTTGTATCAGTCACCTTGAAGAATCTGTGAAGAGGAAGAGACCTTTTGTCCTGGCGTGGGCTGAACTGGCACTGCTGTGTGCAGAGGCAGGGGATATGAGCAG GGCTGAGGAGGCTTTCCAGAAGTGCTTGGAGACGTTaccagaggtggaggaggaaaggGATTGTCAGACTATCCATCAGCGCTGCGGTGACTTTCTTCATTATCACAAAAAAAATGAGGCTCAAGCCATCGCTCACTATACCAAG gGGCTGCTGATACCACTGAAAAAATATAATTGGAGACAGTGTGCTAAG AAACTGAAGCAGATCGCTGACAGACGTCTGGCAAAGAATCGGGGTGATGGTGAAGCTCTCGCTCTGCTGGGTCAGGTGGCCAGAGCTGAGGGCGACAGGAAGGAAGCTGCTGAGTTTTATGAGAAAGCTCTGAACTGTGACAAGGACAATGAAGAGTACCTGTCTGCTCTGTGCGAGCTGCGCCTGGAGCTGCAGGGATCATCCTCTGATTAA